The genomic interval GCCGACCACCTTGTCGGCGGCGCCTTCCTCCTGCGCTCTCAGCGGCGCATCTTCGAGGTTCAGCGCGACCGCGGTCGCCAGCATCTCGACGTGCCCCATCTCCTCGGTCGCGGTATTGAGCAGCAGGTCGCGATACTTGTTGTTCGGCGCGCGTGCGCCCCAGGCTTGGAAGAAGTACTGCAAGCAAACCCGGATCTCGCCCTCGATGCCGCCAATCGCCTGCTGAAGCTGTCGGGCGAAAAGAGGATCGGGCTTCTCGACACGGACAGGATATTGCAGCCGCTTGTCATGGTAGTACATCGAGTTGTCCTTTCGAGCTCTGGGAAGTCCGGCGCGAGCCGCATTGAGGCTCGTCGTCAGCTGGTCGGCCAACCGATCGTCCGGACCATCGTTCCTAATTGAACACCTGCTGATCGTCCGCTAATCGGGAACGTTGGATGCAGACATTGATTGGTGGTGATCATCACCAGGGAGGATTGCGATGGAGGACACCATCAAGAGCCCGCTCGACAAACAGCCGGCCGAAGGATCGCGAGAGACGATCGACCGGCAGCTCGCGCAGCAGGAGCAGAGGAAGCAACAGAACGGCGAGGCGCTGTTCCGCGATCAGCTCGGCGGCGCGGTGCTGGAAGTGTGGGGCGACTTGCCGCGCGATCTGCAGGAGGCGATCTTCGAAATCGCGATGCGAAACGCGCCGGAGCAGCGGAATGAGCTCGCCAAGCTGCTGCACGACCGCCATCCGCGTACCGAGCAATCGCCGCAGTCGTAGGACACAGCAGGCGGTAGGGACACTGGCGTGATTGCCCGCCGCACGTATCAGAGCTTGGGCCGCAAACAGGACCGACGGCATTCGGCAGCCGTCGATGAAGCGCGCTAAAGAGTCGCGATCTGATCGCCGCGATCGGCGATCCGGTGAGGGATGGTTTCGCAGGACCGTTCGATGTGCGGGACGCGGCGCAGATGCAGATAGTCCGGGGTGAATCCGGAAACTTGCACGAGCGCATCCCAATTGGTGATGGTGATCGTCTTCGATCGCCAATGCAACCACGCGCTGTGGCGCAGATCCTGAATGATGCGGTTGGCGTGAACCGCCGAGATGCCGCAAGCCGCGGCAAGATCCGACTGTGTGAACGGCGAAGGGAAGCAGTAGTCGCGCGCCTGGCCGACCGCCTGCAGCCGCGTGGCGATCTCGCACAGCAAATGCGTGACACGGGTGAGCGAGTCGCGGGCGCCGAGATTGACCACCCAGTTTCGCAACGCTGAGACGTCCGCGAGCGCCAGCATCGCCAGAGCATGCGCCATCTGGCGGCTCTGCGCCGCGATCGATCGGAAGAAGGCATGCGGCACCAGCGCCACCACGGCGGGGCCAAGTGCGTTCAGCGTCGCCTGCCGGCTCGGTGCCAGGATCGTGTGTAAATCCGGCACGTCGCCGGGCACGTGGATCGACGTGATCAACGCATCTCCGCGGTCGCCTTCGCGCCAGCACAAATAGCCTTGCAGCACGACGCAACAATCGTCGGAGCGTTCACCTTGGCGGAGGCGTTCGTGCGGCTTGAGATGCCGAATGGTGGCAGGCATGCCAGCAAGCAGTTCGAGGTCCTGGTCGGACAGCTCCGCATGACTGGTGAGACGATTGGCCAAATTGGTGAATGCGAAGCCAGTTCGCATCGGCGGTTCACTCTCACTGACGATCACGGCAGTGCAGAGTAGCGAGCCGTGAGCCCGCAGTCTTTATCATAGGATATAGAGCGATATTGACCGGGCCGACGCGAGTGGAGCCGTGCGAAGAGACAAAACGACTCAAGCCGTATGGCCGGGGTCGTCGTTCCGGGGCGTCTTCTTCGCACGCTGTGGCGTCATGCGATCGCGCTCCTGCTGACTTCCGTCGGTGGTCGAGCCGAGTTCTTCCTGAGCGATATCGTCCTCACTGAACGACGGTTCGCGACCGTTGATCGGCGTGTCGGTCGGATGCGTCAGGTGAGTGCGGTTTGCCATGGTCGGATTCCTCAATGCGTGGGGCCGATAGCGATCCTGCTGATAGCCTTGGTTGTGGGTGTTCTGTTCGATGTTGTCGCGCCGGCCTCGGGTGGTATCGACATCGCGGACGCGGTGATCGTCGTGCGGCGCCGAAGCGGGAGCGGCGCCCGGGCCCTTGGGGCTGCGAATTGGTGGTCGTTGGTCATGGCTGGTCCTCCTGCGGTGAACGCGAGGCGGTCGGAGCCGTTCCTCAAGGTTGCTGAACGCGCTCCGCCACAGGAACAACCGCTCGCGTCGGCACTTAGGGACACCATGGAAGACGACAAACGTGAAGCCAAACGCACTGGCAATGAACCCGCTCCACTGCTGATGATTGCCGTCGCCGTGGTTCCGCTGATCGCCATCGTGGCCTGGCTGCTGGGCGTATTCGGCTGAGCTCTCAGGGCTGATTGGCTTTCACCATCGCCTGAAGCCGCAGCGCGTCGCCCGGTGCAGCGCTCTTCTGGTCATTGTCGAAATAGACATACACGTCGTAGCCGGCGCGCTTCCACCCTGCGGCCCGCTTGGCCCATTGTTCGAGGGCCGCGGCGGAATAGCGGCCTTTGTAACGGCCGCCCGGACCGTGTCCCCGGATGTAAACGAAATCCGCGGTGCGGCGCCACGGCGCCGGCGCATCGTGGTGATCCGAGAGACACAGCGCGATGTTGGCATCCCGCAGCAGCCTGACCACCTCCGGCGTGTACCAGCTCGGATGGCGGAATTCGAAGCTGTAGCGCCGCCCCGCCGACAGCATCGGCAGGAAATCGCGCAGGCGGCCGGTGTCGACTTCGAGCTGCGGCGGCAATTGAAACAGGATCGGGCCGACTTTATCGCCGAGCAGCGCCAGGCGCTCTTCCATCAGCGCGAGGCTGTTGGCGGATTTCTCCGACAGTCGTTTCCAATGCGTGATGAATTTCGAAGCCTTCCAGGCGAACACGAAGTCCTTGCCGGTCTGGTCGTGCCATGATCGCACGGCGGCTGGCGTCGGGGTGCGATAGAACACTCCGTTCAGCTCGGTGGTGGCGAGCTGGCTGGCGTAGTACTGCAGCTGGTGCTTGATCGGAAAGCCGTCAGGAAAGAACGGCCCGCGCCACGACTGATAGTGCCATCCCGATGTGCCGATCAAGATCCGCGCCAAGATGATGTGCTCCAGGTTGCCTTTCGCGACAAGCGGCGTCCGCTGTGCTGGTTCCGAACCGGCGGGGAGGAACGGGCGATGGTGGCGCCGGTTGACCGCGAAACCATCGGAGCATGTCATGACCGAACAACGTCCCTTCGCCGTCGTCACCGGAGCTTCCACCGGCATCGGCTTCGAGCTCGCCAAATGCTGCGCCCAGGGAGGCTTCGATCTGCTGATTGCTGCGGATGAGCCAGAGATCGAAAAGGCTGCCGCCGAGCTGCGCGCTGCCGGCGTCTCGGTCGAGCCGGTGCAGGCGGATCTGTCGACCCAGCAGGGCGTCGACCGGCTGGCGGAGGCGACCAAAGGACGGCCGGTCGATGCATTGATTGCCAACGCTGGCCGCGGGCTCGGACACGCCTTTCTCGATCAGGACATCGCGCAAGCCCGCAAGGTGATCGACACCAACGTCACCGGCACGGTGCTGCTGATCCACCGCATTGGCAACGAGATGCGACGGCGTAACGCGGGGCGGATCCTGATCACCGGCTCGATCGCCGGTTTCACGCCGGGCAGCTTCCAGGCGATCTACAACGCCACCAAGTCGTTCCTGAACTCGTTCTCCTTCGCGCTACGTGACGAGCTGAAAGACACCGAGGTCACCGTCACCTGCCTGATGCCCGGCGCCACCGACACCGAGTTCTTCCGCCGTGCCGACATGTTGGATACTGCGGTCGGCACCGCCGAGAAGGATGACGCCGGCGAGGTTGCCCGGATCGGTTTCGACGCGATGATGAGCGGCGAGGGCGATGTCGTCAGCGGATGGAAGAACAAGCTGCAGACCGCGGCGGCCAACGTGATCCCGTCCGGCGTGCTGGCGAGCCAGCATCGCAAGATGGCGGAGCCCGGCAGCGCCAAGCGCTGAGACGCGCGTGACGCAGGCGATTGAAGCGGGATCCCGCGGATGTCCGGCCGCTTTGTCGCGGCTCTCACCTGAGAGCGGTGTTGATGGCGGACCGACAGTTCGGAGCGGGCGGAGATGTCCGCCTGACCCTGATGGCGCACGCCTTCCGATATGAGAAGCAAGGCGAGATTGCGCTGCTGCACGGGTGGCGATAGCAGACAACTTCAACGGAATTGCTCGGCCGGCTGCAGCGCGGCAGCCTGAGGAGGTGTGGCGGAACGCCGGATCACGCGGAGTCCGTCGATCGCTGAGGCGCCAGGCTCAAGGGCCGCCATCACGTCGTCGAACCCGGTCTGCCACCGCTGCGCCAAAGCGCGCCGCGAGAAGTTGAAGCTCTTCTCCGGGCCCGGTTCGCTCGGTCCAGCGCGATAGCTCAACAGGGTAATCTCGTCCGGGAACGCCGCTGCCCCAGCTGTACTGCGCTCGAGCGCCCTGATCCGGATCTTGTCCTTCAAACGCAGGTAGGTTTGATTGCCAAATAGCAGGTCGTTCTTGCGCTCGAACGCCGCTTCCAGCGAGGCGGGCGGTTGATCGTCGCGTGCATACAGATCCAGCACAAATAGCCGCAGAGGCGCCTCGGACTCGGCCAGGATCGGATCGAACGGTGCATTCAGCGACAGCCCGCCGTCGACCAGCGTCCGAGCGCCGATCGTTACCGGGGCGAACTCCGGCAGAAAGCCGCAACTAGCCAGCAGGTGATCGAGCGCGATCGGCTCGCGGTGGGAGTCGAAAATCACTGGGTCTCCGCTGCAGACGTCGGTGGCGGCGATCGAGAGCCGTAGGTCGCCTCCATTGATGCGGCCGAAATCGATCAGCCGCGCGAGCCGTCGGCGCATCGGTCCGAGATCGTAAAGACTGCGGAAGCCAAATGCTGACGGCAACCTCGGATGGAAGTGGTTCGGATCGCCGATCAGATGTGCCGTGACTGCGCTGATCCAGCCTTCCAGATGCGGGAGTGGCGACCAAGTGGGTTCAGTGCGGGTCAGGCTCCAGAACTCCCGCAAGGCATCGATGCGACGAGGCGGCGGGTTGCCAGCGATCAGCGCGGCGGTGATTGCGCCGGCTGAGGAGCCTGCGAGCCAGTGCAACGGCTGAGCTCGCTGTGCGAAAGCCTCGAATACGCCGCCGTGATAGGCCGCGAGGCCGAGGCCGCCGGCGAACACCAGGGCGGTGACGGTGCCGTCGTTGTGGTCGGGGCGCGCGTCCAAGCTAAGCGGCCTCCGAGGCGTGACCGTTGCGGCGCCGGGCATCGTCGGTCAGCGCCTGCGCGCAGGCCCAGTCCAGCATGGTGATGCCACCAACCGCCGCGAGGGCGAGCGCAACGTTGCCGCGTTTGGGATTGTCGCGGCGGAGCTGCAGCGCGAGCGTGCCGACATCGAGCGCATCGCCGCCGACCCGGCTCCAAACCGATGCGGCCGACTCGGTGGTGAGGATGGCGACACCTGAAGCGATCTCTCGTGCGCCATAGAGCTGCAGCAGATGCTCGTTGCCCTCCATGCCGAGCGCGCGTGCGAGACGACGCGGGGCCAGCACCTCCGCCGCGCCGAGGCCGAGCGACACCCATCCGAGGAACCGGGCCAGCCGACGGGATTCGCTCGGCGTCATTTGCAGGGAGGCAGAAGTCATCGGTACGGTCTCCATCGGGTTCACCCGCCAACGATGCCGATCGTGCAGCGTTCCAACTCAGCCTGAGCGCCGGATTGGAACGTGGCCGGAGGCCGACGGTTTTTTGCGTATCCACGATGGAGAGCGACGTGCGTTTGATCCCGACCCGCCTTCATGGCGCGATCGATTATCTGGTGTCGGTTCTGGTGCTGGCGTTGCCGTTCGTGGCCGGTGAGCAGGGCGGCCTGCGCTGGGTGTTCGCGGCGGTGGGCTGCGCCGGAATCATCTACAGCCTGATCACCGATTACGAGTGGGGCGTCGTGCGGCTACTGCCGATACCATGGCATCTGGCGCTCGACGTGGTGTTTGGGCTTGCAATGCTCGCCCTTGGCATCTTCCTCTGGCTATCACTCCTCGGGGTGATCAGCGCCGTGGTCGGCATCGCCGCGCTGATCCTGGCGGCCATCACCGAGCTGCGCCCGCGCACAGCGCGCCCGATCGTATCATGATCAAGCCGCCACCGGCCGAGCCGATCGAGGCTGCCATCCACCTCTGCGTCGATATGCAGCGGATTTTCGCGCGTGGCGGTGTGTGGGAGACGCCGTGGATGGAGCGCGTCCTGCCGGTGGTCGTGGATGTCTCGAACCACTATGCGAGATCAACGATCTTCACCCGCTTCATCACGCCCGAGCATCCGGAGCAGCGGCCGGGGCGGTGGCAGCGTTACTACCAGCGCTGGGAGGCCGCGTTGCGGCCCAATCTGAAGCCGGAACAGCTCGACCTAGTGCCGGAGTTGCAACGCCTGGCGCCGCCGGCGCAGGTGATCGACAAGCCGGTGTACTCCGCCTTCAAGCATTCACCCCTGGCATCGCTTCTGGTCGAGCGTGGCATTGGCACCGTGGTGGTCACGGGGGCCGAAACCGACGTCTGCGTACTCGCGACGGTGCTTGATGCCGTCGATCTCGGCTTTCGCGTCGTGCTGGTCGAGGATGCGCTGTGCAGCTCGTCCGACCCCGGTCACGACGCACTGATGACGATGTACCGCACCCGATACGGCCAGCAGATCGATCTCGTCAGTCGGGAGACGCTGTTCGATCTCTGGCAGTTTTGACGCAGGCGAAGGCCTGGTTCCGATAGGAACGGTGCACATCCGGCCACGTTGAACGCGCGATCATTTCAACTGGAGACTGAAGAATGGCTCAGGACGCACGTGAGATCTTTGTTACCGGGCTGCGCAACGCCCACGCCATGGAGACCCAGGCGCGGGAGATGATGGAGCGGCAATCCGAACGTCTCGACGACTATCCGGAAGTGAAGGCGCGGGTGCAGCAGCATTTGCGGGAAACCGAAGGCCAGCTGAAGCGGCTCGACGAGTGCCTGTCCGCCTGCGGCGAAAGCGCCTCGATGCTGAAGGACACCACGCAGTCGTTCATGGGCAACATGGCGGCGCTGGCTCACACCGTGATGCCCGACGAGATCCTGAAGAACACCTTCGCCAACAATGCCTTCGAACATTTCGAAATTGCCGCCTACAAATCGCTGCTGGCGCTCGCCGACATCGCCGGATTCGGCTCTGCCAAGCCGCTGCTGCAGGCGTCGCTGAAGGAAGAAGAAGCCATGGCGGCGTGGATCGACCAGAATATCGACAGCGTCACAAGATCCTACGTTCAGGCCCAGGCGGCCTGAGCTTGCACTCCTGATAAATCGGAAGACTGTGGCCGGGCTCAGCCCGGCCATTTGCGTTGGTTGCCCTGCATTGATGGCACTCGGTCCCCCAAGACCGACGATGGCCGGGGTGATCCCGGCCATGATGAAGTCGTTGTATGTCGGTTAGTGGCTGAGCCCGCTCAGCTT from Rhodopseudomonas palustris carries:
- a CDS encoding patatin-like phospholipase family protein, with protein sequence MPGAATVTPRRPLSLDARPDHNDGTVTALVFAGGLGLAAYHGGVFEAFAQRAQPLHWLAGSSAGAITAALIAGNPPPRRIDALREFWSLTRTEPTWSPLPHLEGWISAVTAHLIGDPNHFHPRLPSAFGFRSLYDLGPMRRRLARLIDFGRINGGDLRLSIAATDVCSGDPVIFDSHREPIALDHLLASCGFLPEFAPVTIGARTLVDGGLSLNAPFDPILAESEAPLRLFVLDLYARDDQPPASLEAAFERKNDLLFGNQTYLRLKDKIRIRALERSTAGAAAFPDEITLLSYRAGPSEPGPEKSFNFSRRALAQRWQTGFDDVMAALEPGASAIDGLRVIRRSATPPQAAALQPAEQFR
- a CDS encoding ferritin-like domain-containing protein gives rise to the protein MAQDAREIFVTGLRNAHAMETQAREMMERQSERLDDYPEVKARVQQHLRETEGQLKRLDECLSACGESASMLKDTTQSFMGNMAALAHTVMPDEILKNTFANNAFEHFEIAAYKSLLALADIAGFGSAKPLLQASLKEEEAMAAWIDQNIDSVTRSYVQAQAA
- a CDS encoding Crp/Fnr family transcriptional regulator, with the translated sequence MRTGFAFTNLANRLTSHAELSDQDLELLAGMPATIRHLKPHERLRQGERSDDCCVVLQGYLCWREGDRGDALITSIHVPGDVPDLHTILAPSRQATLNALGPAVVALVPHAFFRSIAAQSRQMAHALAMLALADVSALRNWVVNLGARDSLTRVTHLLCEIATRLQAVGQARDYCFPSPFTQSDLAAACGISAVHANRIIQDLRHSAWLHWRSKTITITNWDALVQVSGFTPDYLHLRRVPHIERSCETIPHRIADRGDQIATL
- a CDS encoding cysteine hydrolase family protein: MIKPPPAEPIEAAIHLCVDMQRIFARGGVWETPWMERVLPVVVDVSNHYARSTIFTRFITPEHPEQRPGRWQRYYQRWEAALRPNLKPEQLDLVPELQRLAPPAQVIDKPVYSAFKHSPLASLLVERGIGTVVVTGAETDVCVLATVLDAVDLGFRVVLVEDALCSSSDPGHDALMTMYRTRYGQQIDLVSRETLFDLWQF
- a CDS encoding DUF72 domain-containing protein, encoding MARILIGTSGWHYQSWRGPFFPDGFPIKHQLQYYASQLATTELNGVFYRTPTPAAVRSWHDQTGKDFVFAWKASKFITHWKRLSEKSANSLALMEERLALLGDKVGPILFQLPPQLEVDTGRLRDFLPMLSAGRRYSFEFRHPSWYTPEVVRLLRDANIALCLSDHHDAPAPWRRTADFVYIRGHGPGGRYKGRYSAAALEQWAKRAAGWKRAGYDVYVYFDNDQKSAAPGDALRLQAMVKANQP
- a CDS encoding SDR family NAD(P)-dependent oxidoreductase, giving the protein MTEQRPFAVVTGASTGIGFELAKCCAQGGFDLLIAADEPEIEKAAAELRAAGVSVEPVQADLSTQQGVDRLAEATKGRPVDALIANAGRGLGHAFLDQDIAQARKVIDTNVTGTVLLIHRIGNEMRRRNAGRILITGSIAGFTPGSFQAIYNATKSFLNSFSFALRDELKDTEVTVTCLMPGATDTEFFRRADMLDTAVGTAEKDDAGEVARIGFDAMMSGEGDVVSGWKNKLQTAAANVIPSGVLASQHRKMAEPGSAKR